Proteins co-encoded in one Pedosphaera parvula Ellin514 genomic window:
- a CDS encoding SRPBCC family protein, which translates to MESFQVANNVDDATERLARRLGWFSIGLGLAEVLAPQGVGRLIGADEDQKGTLRAFGLREMASGFGILNQRRPQVWLWSRVAGDAMDLTFLLKQMGSANSKRNRLGVATAAVLGVTALDVICSQRVTRSRAKSGAIHVEKSITINRPPEELYNFWHNFESLPRFMNHLISVKETGENRWHWIAKGPARFNVEWDAEIVDEKPNEYIAWRSLEGADVDNAGAVHFEPAPGGRGTVIRAVMDYRPPAGILGARFAKLFGEEPEMQLNVDLHRFKQMMETGEIPTTSGQPAGRSRSTSWKFDDFIRT; encoded by the coding sequence ATGGAATCATTTCAAGTAGCAAATAATGTCGATGATGCCACTGAGCGACTCGCACGCAGATTGGGGTGGTTCAGCATTGGATTGGGACTGGCGGAAGTGCTGGCACCTCAGGGTGTGGGGAGATTGATTGGAGCGGACGAAGATCAAAAAGGAACTTTGCGAGCATTTGGTTTGCGGGAGATGGCCAGCGGGTTTGGCATTCTGAATCAACGCCGGCCTCAAGTGTGGCTTTGGTCGCGGGTTGCGGGAGATGCGATGGATTTGACGTTTTTATTGAAGCAGATGGGCTCGGCGAATTCAAAAAGGAACAGGCTGGGTGTGGCCACTGCGGCAGTGCTGGGTGTCACCGCTTTAGATGTGATATGCAGTCAGCGGGTAACCCGCAGTCGGGCGAAGAGCGGCGCCATTCATGTGGAGAAGAGCATTACCATTAATCGTCCACCCGAAGAATTATACAACTTCTGGCACAATTTCGAAAGCCTGCCCCGCTTCATGAATCATTTGATATCAGTCAAAGAAACCGGAGAAAATCGCTGGCATTGGATAGCCAAGGGACCGGCAAGATTCAATGTGGAGTGGGATGCAGAAATCGTGGATGAAAAACCTAATGAGTATATCGCCTGGCGATCACTGGAGGGGGCTGATGTGGACAACGCCGGGGCGGTGCACTTTGAACCTGCGCCGGGTGGACGCGGGACGGTGATACGAGCAGTGATGGATTATCGTCCGCCAGCAGGAATTCTCGGCGCACGATTTGCGAAACTGTTCGGGGAAGAACCGGAAATGCAACTGAATGTTGATTTGCATCGCTTCAAGCAGATGATGGAAACGGGAGAAATTCCAACCACGTCTGGACAACCGGCAGGACGCTCCCGGAGCACTTCCTGGAAATTTGACGACTTTATTCGGACATGA
- a CDS encoding Hsp20/alpha crystallin family protein, whose translation MLAPVSLAWSPLRQLSRLQDEINWLLEKPFDGWLTSTMPLFDAGWIPVVDVYEDKDNVVVKAELPGAKKEDIDVSVSGTMLNLAGVRKEEIEYEGTEGYRAERYFGRFQRGIVLPVPVEGDKIQAEYKDGVLTITCPKTTEAKRKQIEIKVE comes from the coding sequence GTGCTGGCCCCCGTGTCACTGGCTTGGTCGCCGTTGCGGCAACTGAGTCGGTTGCAGGACGAGATTAATTGGCTGCTTGAGAAGCCTTTTGACGGGTGGTTGACATCCACTATGCCTCTCTTTGATGCAGGATGGATCCCCGTGGTTGATGTCTATGAGGACAAAGACAACGTCGTGGTGAAAGCCGAACTTCCGGGCGCGAAGAAAGAGGACATTGACGTGTCCGTTTCTGGAACCATGCTCAACCTTGCCGGTGTGCGCAAGGAAGAGATTGAGTACGAAGGCACCGAAGGCTATCGGGCCGAGCGTTATTTTGGCCGCTTCCAAAGGGGCATCGTTCTGCCGGTACCGGTGGAAGGAGATAAGATCCAAGCCGAATACAAGGACGGAGTCCTGACAATCACCTGCCCGAAGACCACGGAGGCCAAACGCAAACAGATCGAAATCAAAGTGGAGTAA